The nucleotide window AAATCCTGTTCTGTTCACGATCACCGTCATCGTAAATGGCGCCATCTTGATACCTGCCAGTTCACCACTATTGTTGAAGCCGATGTTCCACGAATTATGTGTCCGGAGCATGGCTGCCTGACGTTGCCTGTTCCGTGGGCTGGCCCCGGAAGCCGGTATACGTTGCTATTCGAATCGTTCGTTCTCTCATGGCTGAAAATCAGCACCGTTGATGCTGTCAGGAAGCAACTTAAGCTCAGTTGGAATGCGGTTGACGGCATTATGACCCGGGCAGTTAAGCGAGGTCTTGCCCGGATAAAAAAGCCATTATCCGCCCGTCATATGAATGTGGATGAGGTCGCCTTTAAAAAAGGACATCGTTACATAACGGTGATCTCCGATCGCGATGGTCGGGCGCTGGCCTTAACGGATGATCGCGGCACAGAGAGTCTTGCCGGCTATCTTCGCACGCTCACTGATGGGCAGTTGCTGGCTATCAAAACGCTCTCAATGGACATGAACGCGGGCTATATAAGAGCAGCGCGTATCCACTTACCCAGTGCGGTTGAGAAAATCGCCTTTGACCGCTTCCATGTGGCGAAGCAACTGGGCGAGGTAGTTGATAAAACCCGTCAGAATGAACATCCGCACCTCCCTGTTGAAAGCCGACACCAGGCAAAAGGAACCCGCTTCCTGTGGCAGTACAGCGATAAGTGGATGACCGAATCCCGGCAGGAAAAGCTGATGTGGCTGCGTGC belongs to Enterobacter cloacae and includes:
- a CDS encoding ISL3 family transposase, which translates into the protein MDEKSLYAHILNLSDPWQVKSLSLDENAGSVTVTIEIAENTRLACPTCGKSCSVHDHRHRKWRHLDTCQFTTIVEADVPRIMCPEHGCLTLPVPWAGPGSRYTLLFESFVLSWLKISTVDAVRKQLKLSWNAVDGIMTRAVKRGLARIKKPLSARHMNVDEVAFKKGHRYITVISDRDGRALALTDDRGTESLAGYLRTLTDGQLLAIKTLSMDMNAGYIRAARIHLPSAVEKIAFDRFHVAKQLGEVVDKTRQNEHPHLPVESRHQAKGTRFLWQYSDKWMTESRQEKLMWLRAQMKLTSQCWALKELAKDIWNRPWSEERRSDWQRWLALAANSDVPMMKNAAKTIGKRLYGILNAMRHSVSNGNAEALNSKIRLLRIKARGYRNRERFKLGVMFHYGKLNMAF